The following are from one region of the Juglans regia cultivar Chandler chromosome 10, Walnut 2.0, whole genome shotgun sequence genome:
- the LOC109004653 gene encoding trihelix transcription factor ASIL2 isoform X1 has translation MGDMENDARYSSKSYALNPYNPSHRPRNLIPSSNYTHPIRNNYEVEDDDEFDVDNDRQEDEEEEEDENPNGYCRNLEADGDFNRHPKKRKLRNSISGYESVARSAKDSYSAWIPEAEWNEHAVFVLLEVWGDRFLQLGRKSLRSEDWNDVAEKVSEVSKTERTEVQCRAMMDKLKRKYKKEKAKVDEMGSNSSKWVYFKKMDMLMASSPRQDFGLACGVDSGEYVFMNTWVYLDRSNGFDEMRDSPGESENEEEDGIESDEPPRRTRARGRGEGSSSYRVVADSIQKFGDIYEKIESGKRQHMMELEKMRLEFQRELELQKKQILERAQTEIAKMQEEDDDEDSDSSEENLKMMELEKSL, from the exons ATGGGTGACATGGAAAACGATGCGAGGTACTCGAGCAAATCCTATGCTCTAAACCCCTATAATCCTTCTCATCGCCCAAGAAATTTGATCCCCAGTTCCAATTACACTCACCCAATAAGAAATAACTACGAAGTCGAGGACGACGACGAATTCGACGTTGACAATGACCGGCAGGAAgacgaggaagaggaagaagacgaaaaCCCAAATGGGTACTGTCGCAATCTCGAAGCAGATGGAGATTTTAATAGGCACCCGAAGAAGAGGAAGTTAAGGAATTCCATTTCGGGCTACGAATCCGTGGCCAGAAGTGCGAAAGATTCGTACTCGGCGTGGATTCCAGAGGCAGAGTGGAATGAGCACGCGGTGTTCGTTTTGTTGGAGGTGTGGGGAGACAGGTTTCTTCAACTGGGGAGGAAGAGCTTGAGGTCCGAGGATTGGAACGACGTCGCCGAGAAGGTCTCCGAGGTTTCGAAGACGGAGAGAACCGAGGTGCAATGCAGGGCTATGATGGACAAGCTGAAGAGAAAGTACAAGAAAGAGAAGGCCAAAGTTGACGAAATGGGATCGAATTCTAGCAAATGGGTCTACTTTAAGAAGATGGATATGTTAATGGCTTCGTCGCCCAGGCAAGACTTCGGGCTGGCTTGTGGGGTCGATTCGGGTGAGTATGTGTTTATGAATACTTGGGTTTATTTGGACAGGTCGAATGGATTTGATGAGATGAGGGATAGTCCTGGGGAGTCGGAGAATGAGGAGGAAGATGGGATTGAGTCGGATGAGCCCCCACGGAGGACGAGAGCGAGAGGCCGTGGAGAAGGGTCATCGTCGTACAGGGTGGTGGCGGATTCGATACAGAAGTTTGGggatatatatgagaaaattgAGAGTGGTAAGAGGCAGCATATGATGGAGTTGGAGAAGATGAGGTTGGAGTTCCAGAGGGAGTTGGAGTTGCAGAAGAAGCAGATTCTAGAGAGGGCCCAGACGGAGATTGCGAAAATGCaggaagaggatgatgatgaggattCTGATTCTTCTGAAGAGAATCTCA AGATGATGGAATTGGAAAAATCATTGTAA
- the LOC109004652 gene encoding aldehyde dehydrogenase family 2 member C4-like isoform X1 — MESNSNDSSVSFVKIPTIKFTKLFINGEFVDAVSGKTFETIDPRTGEMIAKVAEGDKEDVDLAVKAARQAFDHGPWPRLPGSARARIMMKFPDLIEENVEELAVLDTIDAGKLFSMGKAVDIPFAAKVLRYYAGAADKIHGEVLKMSREFHAYTLREPIGVAGLIIPWNFPTGMFMWKVSPALAAGCTMVVKPAEQTPLSALYYAHLAKLAGIPDGVLNVINGYGATAGAAITSHVDVDAVSFTGSTEVGRKVMQAAATSNLKVVSLELGGKSPLIIFDDADVDMAAQLAIFGTLFNKGEVCVASSRVYVQEGIYDKLVNKLVEKAKAWVVGDPFDPKVQQGPQIDKKQFDKILSYIEHGKREGATLLTGGKPLDGKGYYIEPTIFSEIKEEMLIAKDEIFGPVLGLAKFKTVEEAIKRANSTRYGLAAGIVTKDINVANTVSRSIRAGNIWINCYAALDNDCPFGGYKMSGFGSSLGLEALDIFLKVKSVVTPLFNTPWL; from the exons atGGAGAGTAATAGCAACGACAGCTCGGTCTCTTTTGTCAAAATCCCAACGATAAAGTTCACCAAGCTGTTCATCAATGGGGAATTTGTCGATGCCGTTTCAG GGAAAACATTCGAGACAATAGATCCGAGAACAGGAGAGATGATAGCAAAGGTTGCAGAAGGAGATAAGGAAGATGTTGATTTGGCAGTGAAGGCTGCACGACAGGCTTTCGACCATGGCCCATGGCCTCGCTTGCCAGGCTCT GCAAGAGCAAGGATAATGATGAAATTTCCGGACTTAATTGAGGAAAATGTAGAAGAATTAGCTGTCCTGGATACGATAGATGCCGGGAAATTGTTCAGTATGGGCAAGGCAGTAGACATTCCTTTCGCAGCAAAGGTCCTTCGATATTATGCAGGTGCAGCTGATAAAATTCATGGAGAAGTACTAAAAATGTCTCGTGAATTTCATGCATATACCTTGCGCGAGCCTATTGGTGTTGCGGGACTCATCATACCCTGGAACTTCCCTACCGGCATGTTCATGTGGAAAGTTAGCCCTGCTTTAGCTGCAGGGTGCACCATGGTTGTCAAACCTGCTGAACAAACTCCTCTTTCTGCTCTCTATTATGCTCATCTTGCTAAGCTG GCTGGTATCCCTGATGGAGTGCTCAATGTTATAAATGGATATGGAGCTACGGCTGGGGCAGCCATTACATCTCATGTCGACGTTGATGCT GTCAGTTTCACCGGCTCCACAGAAGTGGGACGCAAAGTAATGCAAGCAGCAGCAACAAGCAACTTGAAAGTGGTTTCACTTGAATTAGGAGGCAAGTCACCCCTTATAATCTTTGATGATGCGGATGTAGATATGGCAGCTCAGCTTGCTATCTTCGGCACCCTATTCAACAAG gGAGAAGTGTGTGTGGCAAGTTCTCGTGTTTATGTTCAAGAAGGAATATATGACAAGCTTGTGAATAAATTAGTAGAAAAGGCAAAAGCTTGGGTGGTTGGGGATCCTTTTGATCCTAAAGTTCAGCAGGGACCCCAG ATCGACAAGAAGCAGTTTGACAAGATTCTTTCATACATTGAGCATGGCAAGAGAGAAGGAGCCACCCTATTAACAGGGGGTAAGCCCTTAGATGGGAAGGGATATTACATTGAACCTACGATTTTCAGTGAAATTAag GAAGAAATGCTTATTGCAAaggatgaaatatttgggcctgtTTTGGGGCTGGCAAAGTTCAA AACAGTTGAAGAGGCGATTAAGAGGGCAAATAGTACTAGATATGGACTAGCAGCGGGAATCGTGACCAAGGACATCAATGTGGCTAACACTGTATCAAGATCAATCCGTGCAGGCAATATTTGGATCAATTGCTATGCTGCTCTCGACAATGACTGTCCTTTCGGAGGGTATAAGATGAGTGGGTTCGGAAGTTCTCTTGGATTAGAAGCCCttgacatttttcttaaagttaAGTCGGTTGTAACTCCCCTTTTTAATACTCCCTGGCTTTGA
- the LOC109004652 gene encoding aldehyde dehydrogenase family 2 member C4-like isoform X2 — protein MIAKVAEGDKEDVDLAVKAARQAFDHGPWPRLPGSARARIMMKFPDLIEENVEELAVLDTIDAGKLFSMGKAVDIPFAAKVLRYYAGAADKIHGEVLKMSREFHAYTLREPIGVAGLIIPWNFPTGMFMWKVSPALAAGCTMVVKPAEQTPLSALYYAHLAKLAGIPDGVLNVINGYGATAGAAITSHVDVDAVSFTGSTEVGRKVMQAAATSNLKVVSLELGGKSPLIIFDDADVDMAAQLAIFGTLFNKGEVCVASSRVYVQEGIYDKLVNKLVEKAKAWVVGDPFDPKVQQGPQIDKKQFDKILSYIEHGKREGATLLTGGKPLDGKGYYIEPTIFSEIKEEMLIAKDEIFGPVLGLAKFKTVEEAIKRANSTRYGLAAGIVTKDINVANTVSRSIRAGNIWINCYAALDNDCPFGGYKMSGFGSSLGLEALDIFLKVKSVVTPLFNTPWL, from the exons ATGATAGCAAAGGTTGCAGAAGGAGATAAGGAAGATGTTGATTTGGCAGTGAAGGCTGCACGACAGGCTTTCGACCATGGCCCATGGCCTCGCTTGCCAGGCTCT GCAAGAGCAAGGATAATGATGAAATTTCCGGACTTAATTGAGGAAAATGTAGAAGAATTAGCTGTCCTGGATACGATAGATGCCGGGAAATTGTTCAGTATGGGCAAGGCAGTAGACATTCCTTTCGCAGCAAAGGTCCTTCGATATTATGCAGGTGCAGCTGATAAAATTCATGGAGAAGTACTAAAAATGTCTCGTGAATTTCATGCATATACCTTGCGCGAGCCTATTGGTGTTGCGGGACTCATCATACCCTGGAACTTCCCTACCGGCATGTTCATGTGGAAAGTTAGCCCTGCTTTAGCTGCAGGGTGCACCATGGTTGTCAAACCTGCTGAACAAACTCCTCTTTCTGCTCTCTATTATGCTCATCTTGCTAAGCTG GCTGGTATCCCTGATGGAGTGCTCAATGTTATAAATGGATATGGAGCTACGGCTGGGGCAGCCATTACATCTCATGTCGACGTTGATGCT GTCAGTTTCACCGGCTCCACAGAAGTGGGACGCAAAGTAATGCAAGCAGCAGCAACAAGCAACTTGAAAGTGGTTTCACTTGAATTAGGAGGCAAGTCACCCCTTATAATCTTTGATGATGCGGATGTAGATATGGCAGCTCAGCTTGCTATCTTCGGCACCCTATTCAACAAG gGAGAAGTGTGTGTGGCAAGTTCTCGTGTTTATGTTCAAGAAGGAATATATGACAAGCTTGTGAATAAATTAGTAGAAAAGGCAAAAGCTTGGGTGGTTGGGGATCCTTTTGATCCTAAAGTTCAGCAGGGACCCCAG ATCGACAAGAAGCAGTTTGACAAGATTCTTTCATACATTGAGCATGGCAAGAGAGAAGGAGCCACCCTATTAACAGGGGGTAAGCCCTTAGATGGGAAGGGATATTACATTGAACCTACGATTTTCAGTGAAATTAag GAAGAAATGCTTATTGCAAaggatgaaatatttgggcctgtTTTGGGGCTGGCAAAGTTCAA AACAGTTGAAGAGGCGATTAAGAGGGCAAATAGTACTAGATATGGACTAGCAGCGGGAATCGTGACCAAGGACATCAATGTGGCTAACACTGTATCAAGATCAATCCGTGCAGGCAATATTTGGATCAATTGCTATGCTGCTCTCGACAATGACTGTCCTTTCGGAGGGTATAAGATGAGTGGGTTCGGAAGTTCTCTTGGATTAGAAGCCCttgacatttttcttaaagttaAGTCGGTTGTAACTCCCCTTTTTAATACTCCCTGGCTTTGA
- the LOC109004653 gene encoding trihelix transcription factor ASIL2 isoform X2, whose amino-acid sequence MGDMENDARYSSKSYALNPYNPSHRPRNLIPSSNYTHPIRNNYEVEDDDEFDVDNDRQEDEEEEEDENPNGYCRNLEADGDFNRHPKKRKLRNSISGYESVARSAKDSYSAWIPEAEWNEHAVFVLLEVWGDRFLQLGRKSLRSEDWNDVAEKVSEVSKTERTEVQCRAMMDKLKRKYKKEKAKVDEMGSNSSKWVYFKKMDMLMASSPRQDFGLACGVDSGEYVFMNTWVYLDRSNGFDEMRDSPGESENEEEDGIESDEPPRRTRARGRGEGSSSYRVVADSIQKFGDIYEKIESGKRQHMMELEKMRLEFQRELELQKKQILERAQTEIAKMQEEDDDEDSDSSEENLIN is encoded by the exons ATGGGTGACATGGAAAACGATGCGAGGTACTCGAGCAAATCCTATGCTCTAAACCCCTATAATCCTTCTCATCGCCCAAGAAATTTGATCCCCAGTTCCAATTACACTCACCCAATAAGAAATAACTACGAAGTCGAGGACGACGACGAATTCGACGTTGACAATGACCGGCAGGAAgacgaggaagaggaagaagacgaaaaCCCAAATGGGTACTGTCGCAATCTCGAAGCAGATGGAGATTTTAATAGGCACCCGAAGAAGAGGAAGTTAAGGAATTCCATTTCGGGCTACGAATCCGTGGCCAGAAGTGCGAAAGATTCGTACTCGGCGTGGATTCCAGAGGCAGAGTGGAATGAGCACGCGGTGTTCGTTTTGTTGGAGGTGTGGGGAGACAGGTTTCTTCAACTGGGGAGGAAGAGCTTGAGGTCCGAGGATTGGAACGACGTCGCCGAGAAGGTCTCCGAGGTTTCGAAGACGGAGAGAACCGAGGTGCAATGCAGGGCTATGATGGACAAGCTGAAGAGAAAGTACAAGAAAGAGAAGGCCAAAGTTGACGAAATGGGATCGAATTCTAGCAAATGGGTCTACTTTAAGAAGATGGATATGTTAATGGCTTCGTCGCCCAGGCAAGACTTCGGGCTGGCTTGTGGGGTCGATTCGGGTGAGTATGTGTTTATGAATACTTGGGTTTATTTGGACAGGTCGAATGGATTTGATGAGATGAGGGATAGTCCTGGGGAGTCGGAGAATGAGGAGGAAGATGGGATTGAGTCGGATGAGCCCCCACGGAGGACGAGAGCGAGAGGCCGTGGAGAAGGGTCATCGTCGTACAGGGTGGTGGCGGATTCGATACAGAAGTTTGGggatatatatgagaaaattgAGAGTGGTAAGAGGCAGCATATGATGGAGTTGGAGAAGATGAGGTTGGAGTTCCAGAGGGAGTTGGAGTTGCAGAAGAAGCAGATTCTAGAGAGGGCCCAGACGGAGATTGCGAAAATGCaggaagaggatgatgatgaggattCTGATTCTTCTGAAGAGAATCTCA TAAATTAA